A single Pseudoxanthomonas sp. DNA region contains:
- the pxpB gene encoding 5-oxoprolinase subunit PxpB, producing the protein MSAPQFEVLGDDALLVRLGERIDADTNLRVHRLAARLRDLAPRWLRDLVPAYASLAVFFDVGLGQDNDPHAVVRNAIEALLADASSRPIGDHALHEIPVCYGGEYGEDLAVAAQTLGFDSASLIARHSAPVYTVAMIGFAPGFPYLLGLDPALALPRLATPRTRVPAGSVAIGGAQAGLYPHESPGGWHVVGRTPWVLFDAERTQPALLQPGDRVRFVPIDEATFHRMAASP; encoded by the coding sequence ATGAGCGCGCCGCAGTTCGAAGTGCTTGGCGATGATGCACTGCTGGTGCGCTTGGGCGAGCGCATCGATGCGGACACCAACCTGCGGGTGCACCGGCTGGCGGCACGACTGCGCGACCTGGCCCCGCGCTGGCTGCGCGACCTGGTGCCGGCCTATGCCAGCCTCGCGGTGTTCTTCGACGTCGGACTGGGGCAGGACAACGATCCCCATGCCGTCGTCCGCAACGCCATCGAAGCCCTGCTTGCGGATGCCTCGTCGCGACCCATCGGCGATCACGCGCTGCACGAGATTCCCGTGTGCTACGGCGGGGAGTACGGCGAGGACCTCGCCGTGGCGGCGCAGACGCTGGGGTTCGATTCGGCGTCGCTGATCGCGCGCCACAGTGCGCCCGTCTACACGGTGGCGATGATCGGCTTCGCACCGGGCTTTCCCTATCTGCTCGGGCTGGATCCTGCGCTGGCGCTGCCGCGTCTGGCGACGCCGCGTACGCGGGTGCCGGCGGGTTCGGTCGCCATCGGCGGCGCCCAGGCGGGCCTCTATCCCCACGAAAGTCCGGGTGGATGGCATGTGGTGGGACGGACGCCCTGGGTGCTGTTCGATGCTGAGCGCACACAACCCGCCTTGCTGCAGCCCGGCGACCGCGTGCGATTCGTGCCGATCGACGAAGCCACCTTCCATCGCATGGCCGCCTCGCCATGA
- a CDS encoding 5-oxoprolinase subunit PxpA: MRTIDFNCDLGEDCGDDAAIVPYLSSASIACGFHSGSPETMRRTVALCVAYGVAIGAHPSHADREYFGRVAHAITPEDAYALTLYQIGALDGFVRAAGERLHHVKPHGALYNQAARDPGLADAIARAVRDHDAGLVLYGLSGSALTAAGERLGLRVAYEAFAERRYEGDGTLTPRTHSDASIEDLPTAAAQVARLLEDGAVVARTGETVPLRADSICLHGDRPDAAAFARGLRETIEAAGFAIRTMERRT; encoded by the coding sequence ATGCGCACCATCGACTTCAACTGCGATCTGGGCGAAGACTGCGGCGACGATGCCGCGATCGTTCCCTACCTCAGTTCGGCCAGCATCGCCTGCGGTTTCCACTCCGGCTCGCCGGAGACCATGCGCCGCACCGTCGCGCTGTGCGTAGCGTACGGCGTGGCGATCGGCGCGCATCCGTCGCACGCGGACCGGGAGTACTTCGGTCGGGTCGCACATGCGATCACGCCGGAAGACGCGTACGCGCTGACGCTGTACCAGATCGGTGCGCTGGACGGGTTCGTCCGCGCCGCTGGCGAACGCTTGCATCACGTCAAACCGCATGGCGCGCTCTACAACCAGGCGGCACGCGATCCCGGCCTGGCGGACGCCATCGCGCGCGCGGTACGCGACCACGATGCGGGGCTGGTGCTCTACGGCCTGTCGGGCAGCGCATTGACCGCCGCCGGGGAGCGACTCGGCCTGCGGGTCGCCTACGAAGCCTTCGCCGAACGCCGCTACGAAGGCGACGGTACGCTGACGCCGCGGACCCACAGCGACGCCAGCATCGAGGATCTGCCGACCGCCGCCGCGCAGGTCGCGCGGCTGCTCGAGGACGGCGCCGTGGTCGCGCGTACGGGCGAAACGGTGCCGCTGCGTGCGGACAGCATCTGCCTGCATGGCGACCGGCCCGACGCTGCCGCGTTCGCGCGCGGACTCCGCGAAACCATCGAAGCGGCAGGATTCGCCATCCGCACCATGGAGCGTCGCACATGA
- a CDS encoding HIT family protein, with protein sequence MTDFLLDPRLATDSAFIADGPLSQVRLMDDTRYPWLVLVPRVNGVSEWLELDGGQQRLLLAEINRAGQLIRSQPGVEKLNIGALGNIVRQLHVHLVGRHDGDAAWPGPVWGHGSAVRRAPDQLTAEIDRWRQRLA encoded by the coding sequence ATGACCGACTTCCTGCTCGACCCACGGCTGGCCACCGACAGTGCGTTCATTGCCGACGGCCCGCTCTCGCAGGTGCGGTTGATGGACGACACCCGCTATCCGTGGCTGGTCCTGGTGCCGCGCGTGAATGGCGTCAGCGAGTGGCTCGAGCTGGACGGCGGCCAGCAGCGCCTGCTGCTGGCGGAGATCAACCGGGCCGGCCAGCTGATCCGTTCGCAGCCCGGCGTGGAGAAACTCAACATCGGCGCGCTCGGCAACATCGTGCGCCAGCTGCACGTGCATCTGGTCGGCCGTCATGACGGGGATGCCGCGTGGCCGGGACCGGTCTGGGGCCATGGCAGCGCGGTCCGGCGTGCGCCGGACCAGCTGACGGCCGAGATCGACCGTTGGCGCCAGCGGCTGGCATGA
- a CDS encoding biotin-dependent carboxyltransferase family protein translates to MSAWQVLSPGAQTTVQDQGRHGVRHLGVARAGAMDPVALAMANRLVGNDEGDAGLEIALQGPRLRLPGACRIALTGATLPAWWNEVPLPMGRPVDLPAGDLRLGAPRDGLRSWLAVSGGFDTPVVLGSRSTDLRGGFGGHEGRALRADDRLPLGNGRAGTRSRTPTFPSWWIDVDDPWTADRHVLRYVPSSHPSAPALSAHGWRTHADSNRQGLRLTGTALPSAAADGVSEPVAVGTLQLPPDGQPILLLADAQTVGGYPRLGHVIGCDLGRAAQLRPGEPVHFEPVTLEQARLLARQHAHRLARVRLAIAQRLQA, encoded by the coding sequence ATGAGCGCGTGGCAGGTACTGTCGCCAGGCGCGCAGACCACCGTACAGGACCAGGGTCGCCATGGCGTGCGCCATCTGGGCGTGGCGCGCGCGGGCGCGATGGATCCCGTGGCGCTGGCGATGGCGAACCGCCTAGTCGGCAATGACGAGGGCGACGCCGGGCTGGAAATCGCGCTGCAGGGCCCGCGCCTGCGATTGCCGGGCGCCTGCCGCATCGCGCTGACCGGCGCGACGCTGCCGGCCTGGTGGAACGAGGTGCCGTTGCCGATGGGCCGGCCGGTGGACCTGCCTGCGGGCGACCTGCGACTGGGCGCGCCGCGCGACGGCCTGCGCAGCTGGCTTGCCGTGTCGGGCGGGTTCGACACGCCCGTCGTGCTGGGCAGCCGAAGCACCGACCTGCGCGGCGGCTTCGGCGGACACGAAGGTCGGGCGCTGCGCGCGGACGACCGGCTGCCGCTCGGCAACGGGCGCGCCGGTACGCGTTCGCGCACACCCACGTTTCCGTCGTGGTGGATCGACGTGGACGATCCGTGGACGGCAGACCGGCATGTCCTGCGCTACGTTCCTTCATCGCATCCTTCGGCACCCGCGCTGTCGGCACACGGCTGGCGTACGCATGCCGACAGCAACCGGCAGGGCCTGCGACTGACCGGCACCGCGCTTCCGTCGGCGGCGGCGGATGGCGTCTCGGAACCGGTCGCCGTGGGTACGCTGCAGCTGCCACCGGACGGTCAACCGATCCTGCTGCTGGCCGATGCGCAGACCGTAGGCGGCTACCCCCGCCTGGGCCACGTGATCGGCTGCGATCTCGGCCGCGCGGCACAGCTGCGTCCGGGGGAACCGGTGCATTTCGAGCCGGTCACGCTCGAACAGGCACGCCTCCTGGCACGGCAACATGCGCATCGTCTGGCCAGGGTGCGCCTCGCCATCGCGCAACGCCTGCAGGCCTGA